One genomic region from Cryptococcus neoformans var. grubii H99 chromosome 10, complete sequence encodes:
- a CDS encoding rho family protein has product MPPKPLNRKLVVLGDGACGKTSLLTVFTKGYFPTTYEPTVFENYVEMIQVDDQVVELSLWDTAGQEDFDRLRSLSYADTHVVMICFSVDSPVSLENTESKWIHEVNQFCPGVKIILIALKCDLREDPAVKERLGRYSLHPVTYDEGLATARAIRASRYLECSAKHNRGVQEAIYEAARVAVGSRARGGGSGGRMRGDSWKEKCIIL; this is encoded by the exons aTGCCGCCTAAGCCG TTGAATAGAAAGCTTGTGGTGTTGGGAGATGGTGCATGCGGAAAG ACATCACTACTGACTGTATTCACCAAAG GATATTTCCCAACCACCTA TGAACCTACGGTGTTTGAGAATTATGTGGAGATGATCCAAGTGGACGACCAGGTGGTAGAACTGAGCCTGTGGGATACGGCCG GCCAGGAAGACTTTGATCGGTTACGTTCACTTTCATATGCTGATACACATGTGGTCATGATTTGTTTCTCT GTCGATTCACCCGTGTCATTAGAAAATACCGAATCAAAG TGGATTCACGAGGTCAATCAGTTTTGTCCAGGAGTCAAGATAATCCTTATTG CGCTCAAGTGCGACCTCCGGGAGGACCCTGCGGTGAAAGAAAGACTTGGCCGATACTCATTACATCCAGTCACATATGACGAGGGGCTGGCAACCGCCCGAGCTATCCGTGCGAGCCGGTATCTAG AGTGCTCGGCCAAGCATAATCGGGGGGTACAGGAGGCAATTTACGAGGCCGCGCGGGTGGCAGTCGGGAGCCGGGCAAGGGGAGGTGGTTCTGGGGGACGGATGAGGGGCGACAGCTGGAAGGAGAAGTGTATCATCTTATAA